One Vigna unguiculata cultivar IT97K-499-35 chromosome 7, ASM411807v1, whole genome shotgun sequence genomic region harbors:
- the LOC114189790 gene encoding pentatricopeptide repeat-containing protein PNM1, mitochondrial yields MSLQLRRLLLRCSSFSLSSPSPVHPPPPLFPRHSSTHFHFRTLFSPSLFITRHFSSETQIDPIAHNVSSELLKEPNSDPLSVSKRLHLSFSHITPTPNLILQTLDLCPEAGRNVLGFHQWLSSNPQFTHTDHTLSYFVDYFGRRKDFKATHDLLSTAAAVGPKTLESAIDRLVRAGRPSQVVQFFERMERDYGMKRDRSSLKVVVEKLCSKGFASYAEKMVKDLAREFFPDEATCDLLISGWCVDGKLEEAQRLAGEMYRGGFELGVGAYNAMLDCVCKLCREKDPFRLESEAEKVLVEMEFRGVPRNVETFNVLITNLCKIRKTEDALRLFLSMGEWGCYPNESTFLVLIRSLYQAARLEEGDEMIDRMRSAGYGEFLDKKAYYQFLRILCGIERIDHALSVFAMMKADGCVPGVKTYDLLMGKLGAHNRVDRANALFNEAKSSGLPVILKDYAVDPRYLKKKRVVKVVKKRETLPEKMARKRSRLKQIRLSFVKKPKRMMGR; encoded by the coding sequence ATGTCTCTGCAACTTCGGAGGCTCTTACTCCGTTGTAGTTCCTTTTCATTGTCATCTCCTTCTCCGGTTCATCCCCCTCCTCCTCTCTTTCCCCGGCATTCCTCAACCCATTTCCATTTCAGAACTCTCTTCTCTCCTTCACTCTTTATAACTAGACATTTCTCGTCGGAAACCCAAATCGACCCAATTGCGCATAACGTCTCCTCTGAGCTTCTGAAAGAACCGAACTCTGACCCTCTCTCAGTTTCGAAGCGCCTCCACCTCAGCTTTTCCCACATCACTCCAACCCCCAATTTGATTCTACAAACCCTAGACCTCTGCCCCGAAGCTGGCCGCAATGTTCTAGGTTTCCACCAGTGGCTCTCTTCCAATCCCCAATTCACACACACTGACCACACTCTATCATATTTCGTCGACTACTTCGGCCGCCGCAAGGACTTCAAAGCCACGCATGACCTCCTCTCCACCGCAGCCGCTGTCGGGCCCAAGACCCTTGAATCGGCGATCGACCGCCTCGTGCGTGCGGGCCGGCCCAGCCAGGTGGTTCAGTTCTTTGAGAGAATGGAGAGAGACTACGGGATGAAGCGTGATCGCTCTTCGCTGAAGGTAGTCGTTGAGAAGCTGTGTTCGAAGGGCTTCGCGAGTTACGCGGAGAAGATGGTGAAGGATTTGGCAAGGGAGTTTTTCCCCGACGAAGCGACGTGTGATTTGTTGATCAGCGGCTGGTGCGTGGATGGGAAGCTCGAGGAAGCTCAGAGGCTCGCCGGTGAGATGTATCGTGGAGGATTTGAGCTTGGTGTAGGGGCTTACAATGCCATGCTTGATTGCGTGTGTAAGCTTTGTCGCGAGAAGGATCCTTTTCGGTTGGAGTCGGAGGCGGAGAAGGTGCTGGTGGAGATGGAGTTCCGTGGGGTTCCGAGGAATGTGGAGACTTTCAATGTGTTGATAACGAATCTGTGTAAGATTAGGAAGACCGAGGATGCGTTGAGGTTGTTTCTTAGTATGGGAGAGTGGGGGTGTTATCCTAATGAGTCTACTTTTCTTGTTTTGATTAGGAGTTTGTATCAGGCTGCTAGGCTGGAGGAGGGGGATGAAATGATTGATAGGATGAGATCTGCTGGGTATGGTGAGTTTCTTGACAAGAAGGCTTACTATCAGTTCCTCAGGATTTTGTGTGGCATTGAGAGGATTGATCATGCTTTGAGTGTGTTTGCTATGATGAAGGCTGATGGGTGTGTACCCGGGGTTAAAACTTATGACTTATTGATGGGGAAATTGGGTGCCCACAATCGCGTTGATAGGGCTAATGCTTTGTTCAATGAAGCAAAGAGTAGCGGACTGCCTGTGATTCTTAAAGATTATGCTGTTGACCCAAGATACCTGAAGAAGAAGAGGGTTGTCAAGGTTGTGAAGAAGAGGGAAACCTTGCCTGAGAAAATGGCTAGGAAGAGAAGCCGCCTGAAACAGATTCGGTTGAGCTTTGTGAAGAAGCCCAAACGTATGATGGGTCGTTAA